One Lepus europaeus isolate LE1 chromosome 7, mLepTim1.pri, whole genome shotgun sequence DNA segment encodes these proteins:
- the LOC133764883 gene encoding uncharacterized protein LOC133764883, with translation MTVLADLSGLPSVDIFVWEDPAQNSLVAPASALCPLKELDSHKAKKPLVLPGGQEDLLLFDTPPPYAPLPREPMAPSPDSTQGDSTQGERGEEPPARTTPMGARLRLRRGGGSEGGQWEAQAFPLRSVGNQMQYWPFSASDLYNWKTHNPPFSQDPQALTGLIESILLTHQPTWDDCQQLLQALLTTEERQRVLTEARKNVPGDNGQPTQLPNEIDAAFPLTRPDWDFSTAAGRERLRLYRQILLTGLRGAGRRPTNLAKYVDDLLLAAETEEDCKQGTESLLQKLGELGYRASAKKAQICARQVVYLGYKLRGGRRWLTEGRKQAVALIPPPKNPRQLREFLGSAGFCRLWIPGFAEIAASLYPLTKNNSPYIWGEEQQLAFDQLKKALLEAPALSLPDPNKPFILYIDERRGIAKGVLTQKLGPWKRPVAYFSKKLDSVASGWPPCLRMIAAVATIVKDSDKLTLGQPLTVVTSHAIETVIRQPPDRWLSNARITHYQAMLLNPERIRFGTTASLNPATLLPEPGDHTQVSHNCQQVLAEVYGAREDLTDQPLPDAEYTWYTDGSSFLHQGERRAGAAVVDGKTVVWASALPPGTSAQKAELVALTEALKQAKGKRVNIYTDSRYAFATAHVHGEIYKRRGLLTSAGREIKNKQEILDLLQALFLPKKVSIIHCPGHQKGEDPVAQGNRMADEVARTSALGSCALNINVQDSPSQGPEWNYTEQDEASIQRLGGIYDETTKSWKIQGKVVLPTKETRRLVQDLHRWTHLGYKKLKTLLDREEISYFLLGLPAAVKQTVEACIPCAKVNPRCSKIPEGVRIRGARPGINWEIDFTEVRPGRYGIKYLLVFVDTFSGWPEAFPVKKETAQVVVKKLLEEIFPRFGLPKVLGSDNGPAFVSRVSQLVTKVLGIDWKLHCAYRPQSSGQVERMNRTLKETLTKLTMETGTRDWVELLPMALFRARNTPSVCGLTPYEILYGGPPPAADLLGPSIDSFATSSTLQTRFRALQLIHRQIGEQLTAVYQSKCPTLPHSFQIGDIVYVRRHQIKTLEPRWKGPYTVLLTTPTAIKVDGIAAWIHVSHVKRATAEQRQETDDPADEPTPTWKLQRTQNPLKIRISKSV, from the exons atgactGTGCTAGCTGATTTG AGCGGGCTCCCGTCAGTTGatatctttgtgtgggaagacccagcgcAAAATTCGCTGGTTGCCCCTGCCTCGGCCCTTTGCCCATTAAAGGAGTTAGATTCCCACAAGGCGAAGAAACCCTTGGTCCTCCCGGGCGGGCAGgaggatcttttgctttttgacaccccACCGCCTTACGCACCCCTCCCGAGAGAGCCTATGGCACCTTCCCCAGATTCTACGCAGGGGGATTCTACGcagggagaaaggggggaggaaCCCCCGGCTCGTACAACCCCCATGGGTGCCAGGCTGCGCTTGcgtcggggaggggggagtgagggtGGCCAGTGGGAGGCACAGGCTTTCCCACTTCGCTCGGTGGGGAATCAGATGCAATATTGGCCGTTTTCAGCCTCAGAtttgtacaattggaaaacccataacccgcctttttctcaagatccacaagctttgacaggattaattgaatctattcttttGACCCATCAACCGACTTGGGATGACtgccagcagcttctgcaggctctcctgaccacggaggagagacagcgagttctcacggaagctcgaaaaaatgttccaggggacaaCGGTCAACCTACTCAACTGCCAAACGAGATTGACGCAGCATTCCCGTTGACCAGACCAGATTGGGATTTTAGTACGGCAGCCGGTAGGGAACGACtccgtctctatcgccagattctcctgacaggtctcagaggggcagggagacgccccaccaatttggctaag TATGTGGATGATTTACTCCTGGCAGCAGAAACCGAAGAGGACTGTAAACAGGGAACGGAATCCCTGCTCCAGAAGCTAGGCGAACTGGGATATCGCGCCTCtgccaaaaaggcccaaatatgtgccCGACAGGTAGTTTACCTGGGTTATAAattgagagggggcaggaggtggctaacAGAGGGACGTAAACAGGCGGTGGCGCTTATACCCCCACCTAAAAACCCACGCCAGTTGAGGGAATTTCTGGGAAGTGCTGGTTTCTGCCGcctgtggattcctgggtttgcggagattGCGGCTTCCCTATATCCCCTCACAAAAAATAATTCCCCTTACATCTGGGGAGAAGAACAGCAGTTGGCCTTCGATCAACTAAAAAAggccctcttggaagcccccgcactaagcctgcctgaccccaacaAGCCTTTTATCCTATATATAGACGAAAGAAGGGGGATTGCAAAGGGAGTCTTGACCCAAAAATTAGGGCCTTGGAAGAGACCGGtggcctatttttcaaagaaattggacAGTGTCGCCTCTGGGTGGCCCCCGTGTCTTCGCATGATAGCGGCGGTGGCCACGATTGTGAAAGATTCCGACAAACTGACTCTGGGACAGCCACTGACCGTAGTGACGTCTCATGCTATTGAGACGGTCATACGTCAGCCACCTGATCGATGGCTATCAAATGCCAGAATTACCCATTACCAAGCAATGTTACTCAACCCCGAGCGCATCCGGTTTGGAACGACGGCCTCTCTCAACCCCGCCACTCTACTGCCGGAACCAGGAGACCATACGCAGGTCAGTCACAATTGCCAACAGGTACTGGCTGAAGTCTACGGGGCCCGTGAGGACTTGACAGACCAGCCCCTGCCAGACGCGGAGTACACCTGGTATAcagatggcagcagcttcctccatcaaggtgagaggagggcaggggcggcggtGGTCGACGGAAAGActgttgtttgggcctctgccttaccaccaggcacttcagcacaaAAAGCTGAGTTGGTAGCTCTGACTGAGGCCTTAAAACAGGCAAAAGGAAAGAGGGTAAACATTTATACAGATAGTCGATACGCCTTCGCTACGGCgcatgtgcatggtgaaatatacaaaagaaggggactgcttacttcagcaggcagagaaattaaaaataagcaggaaatcctagatctcctacaggccctcttcttgccaaagaaggtgagcatcatACATTGCCCTGGCCACCAAAAAGGAGAGGATCCAGTGGCACAGGGTAACCGGATGGCGGATGAGGTGGCCAGAACAAGCGCCTTGGGTAGCTGCGCATTAAACATCAATGTGCAAGATTCTCCCAGCCAGGGGCCGGAATGGAATTATACCGAACAAGATGAGGCATCCATACAAAGGTTAGGGGGAATTTACGACGAGACCACtaaaagctggaaaatacagGGCAAAGTCGTGCTACCcacaaaagaaactagaagattAGTGCAAGATCTACATAGATGGACACATTTAGGGTATAAGAAATTAAAGACCTTACTGGATAGAGaggagatttcttattttttattgggactacctgcagcagtaaaacaaaccgtagaggcctgcatcccatgcgccaaggtaaatcccagatgttctaaaatacctgaaggagtCCGGATACGGGGGGCTAGACCTGGAATTAATTGGGAAATAGATTTCACAGAGGTCCGCCCAGGCAGATATGGAATTAAGTACCTTCTAGTGTTCGTAGATACCTTTTccggctggcctgaagcatttccagtgaagaaggagacagcacaagtcgtggttaagaagctattagaagaaatcttcccgcggtttggcttgcctaaggtattggggtcggATAATGGACCcgccttcgtctccagggtaagtcagttggtgaccaaagtgctggggattgattggaaattgcattgtgcgtACAGGCCCCAGAGTTCAGGTCAGGTAGAACGAATGAATAGAACACTTAAGGAGACCTTAACTAAATTaacaatggagactggcactagagactgggtcgaactgctgccgatggctttgtttagggctcgtaatacaccttctgtatgtggactaacaccctatgaaatattgtacggaggccctccacccgcagcagatttgttgggacccagtattgactcatTTGCAACATCCTCTACTTTACAGACCCGCTTCCGAGCTTTACAGCTCATCCACAGGCAAATAGGGGAGCAGCTGACTGCCgtataccagtccaagtgccctACGCTCCCGCATTCGTTCCAGATTGGGGACATTGTCTACGTCCGCAGACACCAGATTAAGACGCTTGAGCCACGTTGGAAGGGACCCTACACGGTATTATTGACTACACCGACCGCGATAAAGGTAGACGGAATTGCCGCTTGGATACACGTGTCACACGTCAAGAGGGCGACAGCTGAACAGAGACAAGAGACCGACGACCCTGCCGACGAGCCGACACCAACATGGAAACTACAACGTACTCAaaacccactcaagataagaatttcaaaatctGTTTAG